One window of the Crassaminicella thermophila genome contains the following:
- a CDS encoding reverse transcriptase domain-containing protein, giving the protein MDEKLFQIKYIPKKNAFRKIVTYREDNNIRVMHEKITSFIVKNTLPSKFSKAYIKNRSIVTNAKAHMYNDIFLMMDIQRFFSNINHNKLINVLYYELNKKENIISKVDCTKIVDYCSVGNKGLPIGFVTSPVLSNLYLKEFDNILYGKLKKYNLENVIYTRYADDLTISFKKNSSYANDIIVNIQNTIANLLKRYSLKINERKTKIIDLNKSNHVRITGINIIKDDNNFRRLSVGKKRKNELYWSAINYFLTDKDNRNDAELDKIKGMQSFILSVEKTGYENSFSKAMKSKINELGYNSLKELIDKLE; this is encoded by the coding sequence ATGGATGAAAAATTATTTCAAATAAAATATATACCTAAGAAGAATGCTTTTCGAAAGATTGTAACCTATCGAGAAGATAATAATATTAGAGTTATGCATGAAAAAATTACTTCATTTATTGTAAAAAATACTTTACCATCTAAATTTTCTAAAGCTTATATTAAAAATAGGTCTATTGTTACAAATGCAAAAGCTCATATGTATAACGATATTTTTTTGATGATGGATATACAACGATTTTTCTCTAATATTAATCATAATAAACTTATAAATGTACTTTATTATGAGCTAAATAAAAAAGAAAATATTATAAGTAAGGTTGATTGTACAAAAATTGTTGATTATTGTTCAGTTGGTAATAAAGGACTGCCTATTGGATTTGTTACTTCACCTGTATTATCAAATTTATATTTAAAGGAATTTGATAATATTTTATATGGAAAACTTAAAAAATATAATTTAGAGAATGTAATATATACAAGATATGCTGATGATTTAACTATTTCTTTTAAAAAGAATAGTAGTTATGCAAATGATATTATTGTTAATATTCAAAATACAATTGCGAATTTGTTAAAGAGATATAGTCTGAAAATAAACGAGAGAAAAACTAAAATAATAGATTTGAATAAGTCAAATCATGTACGAATTACAGGCATAAATATTATCAAAGATGACAACAATTTTAGAAGATTGAGTGTAGGAAAAAAAAGAAAAAATGAATTGTATTGGAGTGCCATTAATTATTTTTTAACTGATAAAGATAATAGGAATGATGCTGAATTAGATAAAATAAAAGGAATGCAATCTTTTATTCTATCTGTAGAGAAAACTGGATATGAAAATTCGTTTTCTAAAGCTATGAAATCTAAAATTAATGAGCTAGGATATAATTCTCTGAAAGAGCTAATAGATAAACTAGAATAG
- the htrA gene encoding serine protease HtrA, protein MSFYNKDSQKRTSFFTIIIVAIISAIVGGIITTVIAPTYLYGKYIPYPDIYRKNISQDIEIITKGKDINVIPEVVKKAIPSVVGIKTTTFERDFFFGVRRGQGVGTGVIVDNKGYILTNSHVVDEKRAEDVRVLLYDGRELKADVLWNDPFLDLAILKIKAQDLSVACLGDSDKLEVGQLAIAIGNPLGLAFERTVTSGIISGLERSIEISQFESIEGLIQTDASINPGNSGGPLLNSEGEVVGINTVKIKTGEGLGFAIPINIAKPIVDEFIKKGEFRKVYLGIRGMNVREYMMDYGYDLGVDEGIFVYQVLPNSPVYKAGMQDKDVIISIDNKPVDSMISLVRRLYKYRPGDKIQVEVLRGSNKIKLKVILEAMPNGK, encoded by the coding sequence ATGAGTTTTTATAATAAAGATTCTCAAAAAAGAACCTCTTTTTTCACAATTATAATTGTTGCAATAATATCTGCTATCGTAGGAGGAATAATAACGACAGTAATTGCACCAACCTATTTATATGGCAAATATATTCCCTACCCAGATATATATAGAAAAAATATATCACAAGATATAGAAATTATTACAAAAGGGAAAGATATAAATGTAATACCAGAAGTGGTAAAAAAGGCTATACCTTCTGTAGTAGGGATTAAAACAACTACATTTGAAAGAGATTTTTTCTTTGGAGTAAGAAGAGGACAGGGAGTTGGAACGGGTGTAATTGTAGATAATAAGGGATATATTCTTACTAATTCCCATGTAGTAGATGAAAAAAGAGCAGAAGATGTAAGAGTACTTCTTTATGATGGAAGAGAATTAAAAGCAGATGTTTTATGGAATGATCCTTTTTTGGATTTAGCAATATTAAAGATTAAAGCACAAGACTTATCAGTAGCATGTTTGGGAGATTCAGATAAACTAGAGGTTGGACAGCTGGCTATAGCTATTGGAAATCCATTAGGACTTGCTTTTGAAAGAACGGTGACATCTGGTATTATAAGCGGACTAGAAAGAAGTATTGAAATTAGCCAATTCGAAAGTATAGAAGGACTTATACAAACAGATGCATCTATAAATCCAGGGAATAGTGGAGGACCACTTTTAAACTCAGAAGGTGAAGTTGTTGGAATAAATACAGTAAAAATTAAAACAGGAGAAGGATTAGGTTTTGCTATTCCTATTAACATTGCAAAGCCAATTGTAGATGAATTTATTAAAAAAGGTGAATTTAGAAAAGTATATTTAGGTATAAGAGGAATGAATGTAAGGGAGTATATGATGGACTATGGATACGATTTAGGAGTAGATGAAGGTATATTTGTTTATCAAGTATTGCCAAATTCACCTGTATACAAAGCAGGAATGCAGGATAAAGATGTAATCATTTCTATAGATAATAAACCGGTAGATTCAATGATAAGCCTTGTAAGACGGTTATACAAATACAGACCAGGAGATAAAATACAAGTAGAAGTATTAAGAGGTAGCAATAAGATAAAATTAAAAGTTATTTTAGAAGCTATGCCAAATGGAAAGTAA
- the rlmH gene encoding 23S rRNA (pseudouridine(1915)-N(3))-methyltransferase RlmH: MNITIIGVGKIKEKYLVSAINEYKKRLSRYCKLNIVEVSDEKAPENLSDKEMDNIKKVEGEKIFKHIKEGMYVIALDIKGKMLSSEAFADKLQRLGVQGNSNIAFIIGGSLGLSKEILKRADFKLSFSPMTFPHQLMRVILLEQTYRGFRIMKGEPYHK, from the coding sequence ATGAATATTACTATTATTGGTGTTGGTAAGATAAAAGAAAAATACTTGGTAAGTGCTATCAATGAATATAAGAAGAGATTAAGCAGATATTGTAAATTAAATATTGTAGAAGTATCAGATGAAAAAGCGCCAGAAAATTTAAGCGATAAGGAAATGGATAATATAAAGAAAGTAGAAGGGGAAAAAATATTTAAACATATAAAAGAAGGAATGTATGTTATTGCACTAGATATAAAAGGAAAGATGCTATCATCAGAGGCTTTTGCAGACAAATTACAAAGATTAGGAGTACAAGGAAACAGCAACATAGCTTTTATTATTGGAGGATCTTTAGGCTTATCAAAAGAAATACTAAAAAGAGCAGATTTTAAGCTGTCATTTTCACCTATGACATTCCCTCATCAGCTAATGAGAGTCATACTATTAGAGCAAACTTATAGGGGGTTTAGAATCATGAAGGGTGAACCGTACCATAAGTAA
- the istA gene encoding IS21 family transposase, translating into MITLVQKQEIILSHFREGKSQWQIHRDTGIARKTIRKYITEYEKKKHDLLNTDDHSNEIIADIVSPPKYNSSNRTKRKLTKDIIERIDFFLKENEIKKATGRSKQQKKKIDIHECLVEEGYDISYSTVNRYIRSKREEGKEAYIRQEYQLGEICEFDWGYIKLTINGQPKTFQMAVFTTAKGNYRYANLYHNQKMENFLDAHVKFFNQIEGIYATIVYDNMKVAVKKFINKSEKEPTDDLLKLSLYYGFKYRFCNTRKGNEKGHVERSVEYIRRKVYGKKDNFRDLEEANSYLAMELEKLNSKKSKHNGNKSPKELLNEEKPHLLKSLPSYDIARTCELRVNKYSVISIDENKYSVPDFLVGRFVFVKIYPEKIFIYHNNTLVSEHQRNYRNHTWNIKIEHYINTIKKKPGALHSSTALQQMNPTLQTIYHKYYTENPKDFVELLELISQKSLEKILSAIKELENLSPTGVNTEKIKMLCNRNDDIFTIKNDERTTEIEEKSKLILSEYGNLVKNSCVAFHEEAKII; encoded by the coding sequence ATGATTACGTTAGTGCAAAAACAAGAAATTATCTTATCGCATTTTAGAGAAGGGAAATCTCAATGGCAAATTCACAGAGATACTGGAATTGCAAGAAAAACTATCAGAAAATATATCACAGAATATGAAAAAAAGAAACATGATCTTCTTAATACTGATGATCATAGTAATGAAATCATTGCAGACATCGTATCACCACCTAAATATAATTCTAGTAATAGAACTAAAAGGAAATTAACCAAAGACATAATAGAAAGGATTGATTTTTTCTTAAAAGAAAATGAGATAAAAAAAGCAACAGGCAGAAGTAAACAACAAAAGAAAAAAATCGATATACATGAATGTCTAGTAGAAGAAGGTTATGATATAAGCTATTCTACTGTAAATAGATATATTCGATCAAAACGAGAAGAAGGTAAAGAAGCTTATATAAGACAAGAATATCAACTAGGAGAAATTTGTGAATTTGACTGGGGGTATATAAAACTAACAATCAATGGGCAACCAAAAACATTTCAAATGGCTGTATTTACTACTGCTAAAGGAAATTATAGATATGCAAATTTATATCATAATCAGAAGATGGAAAACTTCTTAGACGCTCATGTAAAATTTTTCAATCAGATTGAAGGTATCTATGCAACTATTGTATATGACAATATGAAAGTTGCTGTAAAAAAATTTATAAACAAAAGTGAAAAAGAACCTACTGATGATCTTCTTAAACTATCTCTTTACTATGGATTTAAATATCGATTTTGTAATACCCGCAAGGGTAATGAAAAGGGGCACGTTGAAAGAAGTGTTGAATATATAAGAAGAAAGGTCTATGGTAAAAAAGATAATTTTAGAGATCTTGAAGAAGCTAATAGTTATCTTGCAATGGAACTTGAAAAACTTAACTCTAAAAAATCTAAGCATAATGGAAATAAAAGTCCGAAGGAATTATTGAATGAAGAAAAACCACATTTGCTTAAATCATTGCCTAGTTATGATATAGCTAGAACATGCGAACTTAGAGTAAATAAATATTCTGTAATAAGTATTGATGAGAACAAGTATTCAGTGCCAGATTTTTTAGTTGGTAGATTTGTATTTGTAAAAATATATCCTGAAAAAATATTTATTTATCATAACAACACATTGGTATCAGAGCATCAAAGAAATTATAGAAATCATACATGGAACATTAAAATTGAACATTATATAAATACAATAAAAAAGAAGCCTGGGGCACTTCATTCAAGCACTGCACTGCAACAAATGAATCCCACGCTTCAAACGATATATCATAAGTATTATACCGAAAATCCGAAGGATTTTGTAGAGCTTCTTGAATTAATTAGTCAAAAAAGTTTAGAAAAAATTCTATCTGCAATTAAAGAACTTGAGAATCTAAGCCCTACGGGCGTTAATACTGAAAAGATAAAAATGTTATGCAATAGGAATGACGATATATTTACCATAAAAAATGATGAAAGGACTACAGAGATAGAAGAAAAATCAAAGCTAATATTAAGTGAATACGGCAATCTTGTAAAAAATTCATGTGTAGCCTTTCACGAGGAGGCTAAAATCATATGA
- a CDS encoding endonuclease NucS domain-containing protein, whose product MQRQEEKIRDYLSENLQFISEDLTFIEKEYLLQNKYGTKGFIDILAKDRESNYVIIEIKRSKQASRQALHEISKYAALLKQNLKIKDSELRLIIISTTWEELLVPFSEFYYNENYFLEGYLIELDENNIPIKRELIKPLQEFYKRQISRSHNIFLYSDNDKLEERINDIEKLLPLYGINDFIILQLSTNKKIPYPHALYLVHQRYSEDFYLDLLKRMQYKKEFENLFYSKRTNVYDEALEQKKFYQENPDEDIENYYIFLEGIIFNNINAKIESDSFEIGYPEKFLNIISESWTVDNIIKHGLFLEDNRFLSKEVLIETMGLDGNNQIMYFNYTHSRHKAKLDEIFKESLAVFYGNKVWKYHIINIYEKLKREKRDYRLSIMIYNPERIFESVINNLEPGYEIFIEYNDDEKTIEFYRGIIKWNRGKADFKDIINKYFERDEFKIFFEMHFGTIRNKDLDIMKELGLNYKTECIFSNKDKEVLYDFDVNYGDIILYEKSNTDDNFYEFIDNSNEFINELKECFNRNTYGFVNEYYFSYDYEDIFICYMDDDEENANKLSDYLKSKGLNIYLCKLDSSDSIYLKLLFCLKKACLGIVIMSFKFMQNKHWLEELERFKIFEESSFIKLLPVFKESMSEEELSNIALEIIKKISVFRGTQLVMPPWEDAYYRFLQGEGELKVYGGGVCNIFEAIAHFTDEEFPLILKDRIMDKHQLLSQVYQLLSDYEYTGKYPSLYFIGTTTEIRDKVWEQLYAEFKLDRPKGL is encoded by the coding sequence ATGCAAAGACAAGAAGAAAAAATAAGAGATTATTTATCTGAAAACTTACAGTTTATTTCAGAAGACTTAACTTTTATTGAGAAAGAATATCTATTACAAAATAAATATGGAACCAAAGGATTTATCGATATTTTAGCAAAAGATAGAGAAAGCAATTATGTAATTATTGAAATTAAGAGAAGTAAACAAGCTTCCAGACAAGCACTACATGAAATTTCTAAATATGCTGCGTTATTAAAACAAAACTTAAAAATTAAAGACAGTGAACTTAGATTAATAATAATTTCTACTACATGGGAAGAATTGTTAGTACCATTTTCTGAATTTTATTATAACGAGAATTACTTTCTAGAAGGGTACCTTATTGAGTTAGATGAAAACAATATACCGATAAAAAGAGAACTTATTAAACCACTTCAAGAGTTTTATAAGAGACAAATTTCTAGGAGTCATAATATATTTTTATATAGCGATAATGATAAATTAGAAGAAAGAATAAATGATATTGAAAAATTACTACCATTGTATGGCATTAATGATTTTATTATTTTACAGTTAAGTACAAATAAAAAGATTCCTTATCCTCATGCATTATATTTAGTCCATCAAAGATATTCAGAGGATTTTTATTTAGATTTACTTAAGAGAATGCAATATAAAAAAGAATTTGAAAATCTTTTTTATAGTAAACGAACAAATGTTTATGACGAAGCTTTAGAACAGAAGAAGTTTTATCAAGAAAACCCAGATGAGGATATTGAAAATTATTATATTTTTCTAGAAGGAATCATTTTTAATAATATAAATGCTAAGATTGAGAGTGATAGTTTTGAAATTGGTTATCCTGAAAAATTTTTAAATATTATTAGTGAAAGTTGGACTGTAGATAATATCATAAAACATGGATTATTCTTAGAAGATAATCGATTTTTATCTAAAGAAGTGCTAATTGAAACTATGGGTTTAGATGGAAATAATCAAATTATGTATTTTAACTATACACACTCTAGGCATAAAGCAAAGTTAGATGAAATATTCAAAGAATCATTAGCTGTTTTTTATGGAAACAAAGTATGGAAATATCATATTATTAATATTTATGAAAAATTAAAAAGAGAAAAAAGAGATTATAGATTAAGCATAATGATTTATAATCCAGAAAGAATATTTGAAAGTGTAATAAATAATTTGGAACCCGGATATGAAATTTTTATAGAATATAATGATGATGAAAAAACTATTGAATTTTATAGAGGTATTATAAAATGGAATAGAGGCAAAGCAGATTTTAAAGACATAATAAATAAATATTTTGAAAGAGATGAATTTAAAATTTTCTTTGAAATGCATTTTGGAACTATAAGGAATAAAGATTTAGATATAATGAAAGAATTAGGATTAAATTATAAAACTGAATGTATATTTTCAAACAAAGATAAAGAAGTGTTATATGACTTTGATGTTAATTATGGTGATATTATATTATATGAAAAAAGTAATACAGATGATAACTTTTATGAGTTTATAGATAATTCAAATGAATTTATAAATGAACTAAAAGAGTGTTTCAATAGAAACACTTATGGGTTTGTTAACGAATATTATTTTTCTTATGATTATGAGGATATATTTATTTGTTATATGGATGACGATGAAGAAAATGCAAATAAACTTAGTGATTATTTGAAAAGTAAAGGATTAAATATATACTTATGTAAACTAGATTCAAGTGATAGCATATACTTAAAACTACTTTTTTGTCTTAAAAAAGCATGTTTAGGTATAGTAATCATGAGTTTTAAATTTATGCAGAACAAACATTGGCTTGAAGAATTAGAGCGTTTTAAGATATTTGAAGAAAGTAGTTTTATCAAATTATTGCCTGTTTTTAAAGAAAGTATGTCTGAAGAGGAACTTAGTAATATAGCACTTGAAATTATTAAGAAAATTTCTGTTTTTAGAGGTACACAATTAGTTATGCCACCTTGGGAAGATGCTTATTATAGATTTTTGCAGGGTGAAGGGGAATTGAAAGTCTACGGAGGCGGAGTTTGTAACATATTTGAAGCGATAGCTCATTTTACAGACGAAGAATTTCCACTTATTTTAAAAGATAGAATTATGGATAAACATCAATTATTATCTCAAGTTTATCAACTACTATCTGATTATGAATATACTGGGAAATATCCATCATTATATTTCATTGGAACAACCACTGAAATTAGGGATAAAGTCTGGGAACAGCTATATGCTGAATTTAAATTAGATAGACCAAAAGGATTGTAG
- a CDS encoding GNAT family N-acetyltransferase, whose translation MIKNYLELNKFEVEKFIQFINRNKINKLSFEDMDKEIKSEEFDFGRGVILKIKGQYIMGMASIILKECNKKGIAYIIKLDINESIEDKRTVLCEIIEESKNIAKKYGAREIFLGTKDDTIIRNLNTLNIEKQYSVIRMTLDNIRVKYSPLSLVKLSEENKKEYLMIYNDAFREVPNAATLTENDIDEYIKKADENNYIAIANNEMIGFLQFNIKDGVGEFDLGLIKSARGKGYGKQLLETAISFLSSKKVKEIGLIVATKNTLAYDMYKKRGFKESKLVSDWFQLD comes from the coding sequence ATGATTAAAAATTATTTAGAATTAAATAAATTTGAAGTAGAGAAATTTATTCAGTTTATAAATAGAAATAAAATAAATAAATTATCTTTTGAGGATATGGATAAGGAAATTAAATCTGAAGAATTTGATTTTGGTAGAGGAGTTATTTTAAAGATCAAAGGACAATATATTATGGGAATGGCATCAATAATATTAAAAGAATGCAATAAGAAAGGAATAGCATATATAATTAAGTTAGATATAAATGAAAGCATAGAGGATAAGAGGACAGTTTTGTGTGAGATAATAGAAGAATCTAAGAATATAGCAAAAAAATATGGAGCAAGGGAAATATTTTTAGGTACAAAGGATGACACAATAATTAGAAATTTAAATACTTTAAATATAGAGAAACAATATTCGGTAATCAGGATGACATTAGATAATATAAGAGTTAAATATTCACCATTAAGTCTAGTTAAGTTATCAGAGGAAAATAAGAAAGAATATTTAATGATTTATAATGATGCTTTTAGAGAAGTTCCAAATGCAGCAACGCTAACAGAGAATGATATTGATGAATATATAAAAAAAGCAGATGAAAATAATTATATAGCTATAGCAAATAATGAAATGATAGGTTTTTTGCAGTTTAATATTAAAGATGGAGTGGGAGAATTCGATTTAGGATTAATTAAGAGTGCTAGAGGAAAGGGATATGGAAAGCAGCTTTTAGAAACGGCTATTAGCTTTTTGAGTTCGAAGAAAGTAAAAGAAATAGGTTTGATTGTTGCTACAAAAAATACTTTAGCTTATGATATGTATAAGAAAAGAGGGTTTAAAGAAAGTAAATTAGTTAGCGATTGGTTTCAACTTGATTAA
- a CDS encoding MBL fold metallo-hydrolase codes for MGLTFCSLASGSSGNCQYISSDTGSLLVDAGLSGKRIQQAMEVIGKEMEKICGILITHEHNDHIKGVGILSRRFNIPIYANNNTWKEIKDKIGKVDEENIRYFKTGEEFYIEDIKIKPYSISHDAVEPVGFSFYHDDAKISIATDLGYADETVRKEIQGSDLLILESNHDVEMLKMGRYPWYLKKRVMGNYGHLSNEAAGEVIAEMMEGNNPITHVLLGHLSKENNFPELAFETVKNVLASRKIKVGLDINIDLTYRDQVSNIYNIKK; via the coding sequence ATGGGACTGACATTCTGTTCTTTGGCAAGTGGTAGCAGTGGAAATTGTCAATATATTTCGAGTGATACAGGTAGTTTATTAGTAGATGCAGGATTATCAGGAAAAAGGATTCAACAAGCAATGGAAGTTATTGGAAAAGAAATGGAAAAGATATGTGGTATTTTGATTACTCATGAACATAATGATCATATTAAGGGTGTTGGTATTTTATCAAGACGTTTTAATATTCCTATATATGCAAATAATAATACTTGGAAAGAGATAAAAGATAAAATAGGAAAAGTAGATGAAGAGAATATAAGATATTTTAAAACAGGAGAAGAATTCTATATAGAAGATATAAAAATAAAACCTTATAGCATATCCCATGATGCTGTTGAACCTGTAGGATTTTCTTTTTATCATGATGATGCAAAGATAAGTATTGCAACAGATTTAGGATATGCAGATGAAACCGTAAGAAAAGAAATACAAGGATCTGATTTATTAATACTTGAATCTAATCATGATGTAGAAATGCTTAAAATGGGAAGGTATCCTTGGTATTTAAAGAAAAGAGTTATGGGGAATTATGGACATCTTTCAAATGAAGCTGCAGGAGAAGTGATTGCAGAAATGATGGAAGGAAATAATCCTATTACCCATGTTTTACTTGGACATTTAAGCAAAGAAAATAATTTTCCTGAATTAGCTTTTGAAACTGTAAAAAATGTATTAGCTTCGAGAAAAATAAAAGTAGGATTAGATATTAATATAGATTTGACTTATAGAGATCAAGTAAGCAATATATATAATATTAAAAAATAA
- a CDS encoding CxxH/CxxC protein, translating into MYVVCPEHLSEAIDEFVEVYEQPPDIYELDKVSFTDWISPHTCDFCEAPPKYLVV; encoded by the coding sequence ATGTATGTCGTATGTCCGGAGCATCTTTCAGAAGCAATAGATGAATTTGTAGAGGTTTATGAACAGCCTCCAGATATTTATGAATTAGATAAAGTTTCTTTTACTGATTGGATTAGCCCCCATACTTGTGATTTTTGTGAAGCACCGCCAAAATATTTAGTGGTATAA
- a CDS encoding arsenic resistance protein, producing the protein MWNLLKILKKHLAKSILASMVLGLIFGYFFDSKFLSMFIIPLTFLMVFPMMVNLNYKELLNKGNGALIVSSQGINFILIPFIAFCIGSIFFKNQPMIFVGFMLMSVLPTSGMTISWTGFAKGNIHAAIKITIVALLLSALIAPLVLKMYLGTTVAIPIFKIIRQILIVVLIPMIAGATLRYIMINNIGLEQYNSKWKMRFPLLSSLGVIGIIFVATSLKAKTIINNPSIIILLIIPIILFYLINFTITTMIGRFFFSWEDSIALVYGTVMRNLSVALAIAMTAFSSEGSNIALIIAVAYIFQVQMAAWYIKLVQKKSV; encoded by the coding sequence ATGTGGAATCTATTAAAAATATTAAAAAAACACCTTGCAAAAAGTATTCTTGCATCTATGGTGCTTGGTTTAATTTTTGGTTATTTTTTTGATTCAAAATTTTTAAGTATGTTCATAATCCCTCTTACTTTTTTGATGGTTTTTCCAATGATGGTCAATTTAAATTACAAAGAATTACTTAATAAAGGCAATGGAGCATTAATTGTCTCCTCTCAAGGGATAAATTTTATCTTAATTCCATTTATTGCTTTTTGCATCGGCTCAATATTTTTCAAAAACCAACCTATGATTTTTGTAGGCTTTATGCTGATGTCCGTACTCCCTACTTCAGGAATGACCATTTCTTGGACTGGATTTGCTAAAGGAAATATACATGCTGCAATTAAAATTACTATTGTTGCGCTTTTACTTAGTGCACTAATAGCTCCTCTAGTTTTAAAAATGTATCTAGGTACTACTGTAGCTATACCAATATTTAAAATTATACGACAAATTCTTATTGTAGTATTAATTCCAATGATTGCAGGAGCTACACTTCGATATATAATGATTAATAATATTGGACTTGAACAATACAACAGTAAATGGAAGATGCGTTTTCCTCTTTTATCAAGTCTTGGTGTAATAGGAATCATCTTCGTTGCAACATCATTAAAAGCAAAGACAATTATTAATAATCCTTCTATAATAATTTTGCTTATAATACCAATTATTTTGTTTTATTTAATCAATTTTACCATTACAACAATGATCGGACGTTTCTTTTTCTCATGGGAAGATTCTATAGCTTTAGTTTATGGTACAGTGATGAGGAATCTTAGCGTTGCATTAGCTATTGCTATGACTGCATTTTCATCTGAAGGTTCAAACATAGCATTAATTATTGCAGTTGCCTATATTTTTCAAGTACAAATGGCTGCATGGTATATAAAGCTAGTACAGAAAAAATCTGTATAG
- a CDS encoding ArsR/SmtB family transcription factor, with protein MQTYKTNSEIFEQKAEILKALAHPVRLCIIQTLYHNGPTNVTDMHNCLDKPQSTISQHISKLKSANIIVGKRQGTEIIYSIKNDQIKEIIRILF; from the coding sequence CATATAAAACAAATTCTGAAATTTTTGAACAAAAAGCAGAAATACTCAAAGCATTAGCTCATCCAGTTAGACTCTGTATTATCCAGACACTCTATCATAATGGACCTACTAATGTAACAGATATGCACAATTGTTTAGATAAACCACAATCAACTATATCACAGCATATTTCAAAATTAAAATCTGCAAATATCATTGTTGGCAAAAGACAAGGTACAGAAATCATTTATTCAATTAAAAATGATCAGATAAAAGAAATCATTCGAATATTATTTTGA
- a CDS encoding MFS transporter, with product MNKKIIYLIVAMFFMSILANTAHPVTPELVVSLNMSSLMYGIMFATMSIASFTMSPIWGSLSDKYRSRKLFIYLPSIGYGLAQIGFGFSTSPVLILIFRILGGGFVASIFTNAIAYIVDETDHTNRSKAIAYYTAITGFGVALGYLVGGYIGVNDYHHAFIFQSLGLIIHAIIVYFLLPESNVKIEDVKTSKNFIFQIKDDFKKYMPTALGTLLLVVFFTSFSFIAYSTGINYFLKKYLNLNPLQIGYYMALTGIIGMIANVYLTPRISKKYGDKKSLKYVLLVTGITLIILSMIDKLLSPISIIVFLIFVFFISMFKPLLQTMVSNLSKNEHGKIMGLQNSANSVGMVGGSLFAGTLLDIYPKMPFIMAAIIFIVSYLIILFSNKLKKI from the coding sequence TTGAATAAAAAAATAATCTATTTAATTGTCGCAATGTTTTTTATGAGTATTTTAGCAAATACAGCTCATCCTGTTACACCAGAATTAGTTGTTAGTTTAAATATGTCTTCACTGATGTATGGAATCATGTTCGCTACTATGTCTATAGCGAGCTTTACTATGTCACCCATTTGGGGAAGCTTATCAGATAAATATAGGAGCAGAAAATTATTTATATATCTTCCTTCTATAGGTTATGGACTTGCACAAATAGGATTTGGCTTTTCTACATCTCCAGTATTGATTCTTATATTTAGAATTTTGGGTGGTGGTTTTGTTGCATCTATATTTACCAATGCTATAGCTTATATTGTTGATGAGACAGATCATACAAATAGAAGTAAAGCTATAGCTTATTATACAGCTATAACGGGCTTTGGAGTAGCGTTAGGATATTTAGTTGGTGGATACATAGGTGTAAATGATTACCATCATGCTTTTATTTTCCAATCACTAGGACTTATTATACATGCTATAATAGTTTATTTTCTTTTACCAGAAAGTAATGTAAAGATTGAGGATGTAAAAACATCAAAAAATTTTATCTTTCAAATAAAAGATGATTTTAAAAAATATATGCCTACAGCTTTAGGAACATTACTTTTAGTTGTATTCTTCACATCATTTTCATTTATTGCTTATTCTACAGGCATAAATTATTTCTTAAAGAAATATTTGAATTTAAATCCATTGCAAATAGGGTATTATATGGCTCTTACAGGTATTATAGGTATGATTGCCAATGTTTATTTAACGCCAAGAATATCAAAAAAATATGGTGATAAAAAATCACTTAAATATGTATTATTGGTTACGGGTATTACCCTTATTATTCTTTCAATGATAGATAAATTACTATCGCCAATTTCAATTATTGTATTTTTAATATTTGTATTTTTTATTTCTATGTTTAAGCCACTGCTACAAACAATGGTATCAAACTTAAGTAAGAATGAGCATGGTAAAATCATGGGGCTTCAAAATTCTGCTAACTCTGTGGGAATGGTTGGAGGCTCTTTATTTGCTGGAACTTTATTAGATATATATCCTAAAATGCCTTTTATTATGGCTGCTATCATATTTATCGTATCTTATCTGATAATTTTATTTAGCAATAAGTTAAAAAAGATATGA